One part of the Polyangium spumosum genome encodes these proteins:
- the fbp gene encoding class 1 fructose-bisphosphatase — MTTTSSDKRLESWAPPPAEPSRVGITLETFILEGQLGFPAATGTFTSLLNQIGLAAKLVTAKVRRAGLARLLGYTGQTNVQGELVQKLDEEANETLLSVLGRRRHCAAVASEELDSIRITSTDRRAKYLVVFDPLDGSSNIDVNISIGTIFGVLRKHADGEGATEADFLRPGRELVAAGYILYGSSTMLVITTGHGGVHGFTYDPTVGEFFLSHENIRIPERASLYSINEGNSAYWGDDVRRWNAWLKEEDKATNRPYGARYVGSLVADAHRTLMKGGIFAYPADRKSKQGKLRLLYEANPFAFVFEAAGGKATTGTQRILDITPTELHQRVPLVLGSPRDVDIFESFARGDR, encoded by the coding sequence ATGACCACGACGAGTTCGGACAAGCGCCTCGAGAGCTGGGCCCCGCCACCCGCGGAGCCTTCGCGGGTCGGCATCACGCTCGAGACGTTCATCCTCGAAGGACAGCTCGGCTTCCCGGCGGCGACCGGGACGTTCACGTCCCTGCTCAACCAGATCGGCCTCGCCGCGAAGCTCGTCACCGCGAAGGTGCGCCGCGCAGGCCTCGCGCGGCTGCTCGGCTACACGGGGCAGACGAACGTGCAGGGTGAGCTCGTGCAGAAGCTCGACGAGGAGGCGAACGAGACGCTCCTCAGCGTGCTCGGGCGCCGCAGGCATTGCGCCGCGGTCGCGAGCGAGGAGCTCGACTCGATCCGGATCACCTCGACCGACAGGCGCGCGAAGTACCTCGTCGTCTTCGACCCGCTCGACGGCTCTTCGAACATCGACGTGAACATCTCCATCGGTACGATCTTCGGCGTGTTGCGGAAGCACGCCGACGGCGAGGGCGCGACGGAGGCGGACTTCCTGCGGCCAGGGCGCGAGCTCGTGGCGGCGGGGTACATCCTCTACGGCTCGTCGACGATGCTCGTGATCACGACGGGGCACGGCGGCGTGCACGGCTTCACGTACGACCCGACGGTCGGCGAGTTCTTCCTCTCGCACGAGAACATCCGCATCCCGGAGCGGGCCTCGCTCTACTCGATCAACGAGGGCAACAGCGCGTACTGGGGCGACGACGTCCGCCGCTGGAACGCGTGGCTCAAAGAGGAAGACAAGGCGACGAATCGGCCGTACGGCGCGCGGTACGTGGGCTCGCTCGTGGCCGACGCGCACCGGACGCTGATGAAGGGCGGCATCTTCGCCTACCCGGCCGATCGGAAGAGCAAGCAAGGCAAGCTCCGGCTGCTCTACGAAGCGAACCCGTTCGCGTTCGTCTTCGAGGCCGCGGGCGGCAAGGCGACGACGGGCACGCAGCGCATCCTCGACATCACGCCGACGGAGCTACACCAGCGCGTGCCGCTCGTCCTCGGATCGCCGCGCGACGTGGACATCTTCGAATCATTCGCGCGCGGCGACCGGTAG
- a CDS encoding class I fructose-bisphosphate aldolase yields MALTDRVKQILSWYSSDNPGTQTNLVRLLNHGALAGTGKLVILPVDQGFEHGPVRSFAPNPEANDPDYHFQLAIDAGCNAYAAPLGFLEAGAAKFAGQIPLILKLNNSDSLGKPEHPISAITGSVEDALRLGCVGIGYTIYPGSGARNQMYEDLRELTIEAKRKGLVVIVWSYARGSMSKAGETGIDVIAYASHIAAELGAHVVKVKPPTAHIEQDEARKMYEKHNIPIATLPDRIRHVIQSTFNGKRVVIFSGGEAKGADAVLAEVRELAQGGSFGSIMGRNAFQRPRAEGLELLQNVIRIYKDASSAKPAR; encoded by the coding sequence ATGGCTCTCACCGATCGCGTCAAGCAGATCCTCTCTTGGTACTCGTCGGACAACCCCGGTACCCAGACGAACCTCGTGCGCCTCTTGAACCACGGCGCGCTCGCGGGCACGGGCAAGCTCGTGATCCTGCCCGTCGATCAGGGCTTCGAGCATGGCCCGGTGCGGTCGTTCGCGCCGAACCCCGAGGCCAACGATCCCGACTACCACTTCCAGCTCGCCATCGACGCGGGGTGCAACGCGTACGCCGCGCCGCTCGGCTTCCTCGAGGCCGGCGCGGCCAAGTTCGCCGGGCAGATCCCGCTCATCCTGAAGCTCAACAACAGCGACTCGCTCGGCAAACCCGAGCACCCGATCTCGGCCATCACGGGCTCGGTCGAGGACGCCCTGCGCCTCGGCTGCGTCGGCATCGGCTACACGATCTACCCGGGCTCCGGCGCTCGCAACCAGATGTACGAGGACCTCCGCGAGCTCACGATCGAGGCCAAGCGCAAGGGCCTCGTCGTCATCGTCTGGTCGTACGCGCGTGGCTCGATGTCGAAGGCCGGCGAGACGGGCATCGACGTCATCGCGTACGCCTCGCACATCGCGGCCGAGCTCGGCGCGCACGTCGTGAAGGTCAAACCCCCGACGGCGCACATCGAGCAGGACGAGGCGCGCAAGATGTACGAGAAGCACAACATCCCGATCGCGACGCTCCCCGATCGGATCCGCCACGTCATCCAGTCGACGTTCAACGGCAAGCGCGTCGTCATCTTCTCGGGCGGCGAGGCCAAGGGCGCGGACGCCGTGCTCGCCGAGGTGCGCGAGCTCGCCCAGGGCGGCTCGTTCGGCTCGATCATGGGGCGCAACGCGTTCCAGCGGCCTCGCGCCGAGGGGCTCGAGCTGCTCCAGAACGTCATCCGCATCTACAAGGATGCGTCCTCCGCCAAGCCGGCTCGCTGA
- a CDS encoding caspase family protein, whose protein sequence is MPRPSLRSLARAILVPLVIAGCGTAQPTRQVGPPAELARSAAPSVTLGPSTSPPPTCPDPAPASPSTSSKPMFILQNGHERPIHRIVVSTDGSKLASGAHDGTVRVWDLRAGLLLRRFVTAGFFVHDLSISADGKRLAYYAPDGTPDGLMVQVLDLDDPRSTRQTSPYHGAFQLSPDGLSLVMAADKLTFVDTRTGKRTKEVTLGAKAPSALALAHDAEGKHVAAAYPGELLIVDVMKGVVTHRIPVGSALADAPLRVALTADVAALLVAGGTITLHPLTPGAAPRVLAGRYKDMSASNGRIWATELMTGTVATFTLPDGQPVPLSSHELPRGDLVAASHDGSTIVTARSHLAVGTNIEVRDVQTMRAVRTIEGTVRSIESLTVRPDGSELLTGSFRGNLLRWDLVTGSLKPAVPQSEQNKAPIRTLSYAPSGEQFASSSNAWRVRVHEATSGRITRQWDVLGGSFVRYAEFLPSSDELLTVRVRTDRKLTSKKGPAGMPVIDEKHDVAVERWDLRGPRPPLPKALLGEIARPQGKLLTKLASDPWFFALSKDGARLVVGGGEALTSLRTDTGKIDWTTNLPTVPIGLAKRPDGGLEVNQSHATFSPDGKTIVLSTRKLLTRAGVQQFVPMLLEIDANTGRVRKEHEPGAHGPVRWHKGTIVVGGLRPAVVDAKDFSVRARLTLADNKIDSIGVHPKRDLFLLGGDGGATSFVTVRGEVVMTLVSTPNGEWVAAAPTGAYRSSLDGARSIAWTFPDPLESFSFERFASQFERPELVEQSLAAEGAEAPASLARPPRLRVETKGLRGRIETSEKNLSLDVVATSPSRVDRVRVFVDGKPAGDRLVCAAEGRVSLDVPLHAGSNRVSLVAYDAAGYASNPEQLDVVSTSPDARKPSLHVVAIGVSRYPNMLPEEQLDYADDDARSVAASLARLAGPQGPFERIATTTLLDEEVTVRRVDEALAGLSQMRPDDLAVVFFAGHGARIDETRMLFLTSHASFTRAAAIEHGIGWDRIEKALEGARGRVLMMLDACHAGHVTTEVIAPNEALARELAAGERAGVLVFSAARGSQFSFEVPPAGASGGSSRGLELAWDGKPPPKQEDLKGGHGLFTAALLEALDGEAPDRDRSGAIEMNELVDYVTERVRAASNGMQTPWVARREMFGDFMIAPAAR, encoded by the coding sequence GTGCCCCGGCCCTCGCTTCGAAGCCTCGCCCGCGCGATCCTCGTCCCCCTCGTCATCGCCGGCTGCGGGACGGCGCAGCCCACGCGTCAGGTCGGGCCTCCCGCGGAGCTTGCGCGCAGCGCCGCGCCATCCGTCACGCTCGGCCCGTCGACCTCGCCTCCGCCCACGTGCCCGGATCCCGCGCCCGCTTCGCCGAGCACGTCGAGCAAGCCGATGTTCATCCTGCAGAACGGGCACGAGCGTCCGATTCACAGGATCGTGGTGAGCACCGACGGCAGCAAGCTCGCGTCGGGCGCGCACGACGGGACGGTGCGCGTCTGGGATCTGCGGGCCGGGCTCTTGCTCCGCAGGTTCGTGACGGCCGGGTTCTTCGTGCACGATCTCTCGATCAGCGCGGATGGAAAGCGCCTCGCGTATTACGCGCCCGACGGCACGCCCGACGGGCTCATGGTGCAGGTGCTCGACCTCGACGATCCCAGGAGCACGCGCCAGACGAGCCCGTACCACGGGGCGTTCCAGCTCTCGCCGGACGGCCTGTCGCTCGTGATGGCCGCGGACAAACTCACGTTCGTCGACACGAGGACGGGCAAGAGGACGAAGGAGGTCACCCTCGGCGCCAAGGCCCCGAGCGCGCTCGCGCTCGCGCACGACGCGGAGGGAAAACACGTGGCGGCGGCGTATCCCGGGGAGCTCTTGATCGTCGACGTGATGAAGGGCGTGGTCACGCACCGGATCCCGGTGGGGAGCGCGCTCGCAGATGCGCCGCTCCGCGTGGCGCTCACCGCCGACGTCGCCGCGCTGCTCGTCGCAGGCGGGACGATCACGCTCCACCCGCTCACTCCAGGCGCCGCGCCGCGCGTCCTCGCGGGTCGTTACAAGGACATGAGCGCCTCGAACGGTCGGATCTGGGCGACGGAGCTCATGACAGGGACGGTCGCGACGTTCACCCTCCCGGACGGGCAGCCGGTCCCGCTCTCCTCGCACGAGCTGCCGCGGGGCGACCTCGTCGCCGCGAGCCACGATGGATCGACGATCGTCACGGCGCGAAGTCACCTCGCCGTGGGGACGAACATCGAGGTGCGAGACGTGCAGACGATGCGCGCGGTGCGTACGATCGAGGGGACCGTTCGATCGATCGAGTCACTCACGGTGCGTCCCGACGGGAGCGAGCTCCTCACGGGTTCGTTCCGCGGCAACCTCCTGCGATGGGACCTCGTCACGGGGAGCCTGAAGCCCGCGGTGCCGCAGAGCGAGCAGAACAAGGCGCCGATCCGCACGCTCTCGTACGCGCCGAGCGGCGAGCAGTTCGCCTCGAGCTCGAACGCCTGGCGTGTGCGCGTGCACGAGGCCACGAGCGGGCGGATCACGCGCCAGTGGGACGTGCTCGGCGGCTCCTTCGTGCGGTACGCGGAGTTCTTGCCGTCGAGCGACGAGCTCCTGACCGTGCGGGTTCGGACGGATCGCAAGCTCACGAGCAAGAAGGGGCCCGCCGGCATGCCGGTGATCGACGAGAAACACGACGTCGCCGTGGAGCGATGGGACCTGCGCGGCCCGAGGCCACCCTTGCCGAAGGCTCTTTTGGGCGAGATCGCGCGGCCGCAGGGCAAGCTGCTCACGAAGCTCGCCTCGGACCCGTGGTTCTTCGCGCTCTCGAAGGACGGCGCGCGCCTCGTGGTGGGCGGCGGTGAGGCGCTCACGTCGCTGCGCACGGACACGGGCAAGATCGATTGGACCACCAACCTCCCGACGGTGCCCATCGGCCTCGCGAAGCGGCCCGACGGCGGGCTGGAGGTCAACCAGTCACACGCGACATTCTCGCCCGACGGCAAGACGATCGTCCTGTCGACGCGGAAGCTCCTGACGAGGGCCGGCGTCCAGCAGTTCGTGCCGATGCTGCTGGAGATCGACGCGAACACGGGGCGCGTCCGGAAGGAGCACGAGCCGGGGGCGCACGGGCCCGTGCGGTGGCACAAGGGGACGATCGTCGTCGGGGGGCTCAGGCCGGCCGTGGTCGACGCGAAGGACTTTTCCGTGCGCGCGCGCCTCACGCTCGCGGACAACAAGATCGACTCGATCGGGGTGCATCCGAAGCGTGATCTGTTCCTGCTCGGCGGTGACGGGGGTGCGACGTCGTTCGTCACGGTGCGCGGGGAGGTCGTCATGACGCTCGTCTCCACGCCGAACGGGGAGTGGGTGGCCGCGGCGCCGACCGGCGCGTATCGATCGAGCCTCGACGGCGCGCGCAGCATCGCCTGGACGTTCCCGGATCCGCTCGAGAGCTTCTCGTTCGAACGGTTCGCCTCGCAGTTCGAGCGGCCGGAGCTCGTCGAGCAGAGCCTCGCCGCCGAGGGCGCCGAGGCCCCGGCATCACTCGCGCGGCCGCCGCGGCTCCGCGTCGAGACGAAGGGCCTGCGTGGGAGGATCGAGACGTCCGAGAAGAACCTCTCGCTCGACGTCGTCGCGACGAGCCCCTCGCGCGTCGACCGCGTGCGGGTCTTCGTCGACGGCAAGCCCGCGGGCGACAGGCTCGTGTGCGCAGCGGAGGGGCGCGTCTCGCTCGACGTGCCGCTCCACGCGGGCAGCAACCGCGTGAGCCTCGTCGCGTACGACGCGGCCGGCTACGCGAGCAACCCCGAGCAGCTCGACGTGGTGTCGACCTCCCCCGACGCCAGGAAGCCGAGCCTGCACGTGGTGGCCATCGGCGTGAGCCGCTACCCCAACATGCTCCCCGAGGAGCAGCTCGACTACGCCGACGACGACGCGCGCTCGGTCGCGGCGTCGCTCGCGCGCCTCGCCGGGCCGCAGGGACCGTTCGAGCGGATCGCGACGACGACGCTGCTCGACGAGGAGGTGACGGTGCGGCGCGTGGACGAGGCGCTCGCGGGGCTCTCGCAGATGCGCCCGGACGACCTCGCCGTCGTGTTCTTCGCGGGCCACGGGGCGCGGATCGACGAGACGAGGATGCTCTTCTTGACGAGCCACGCCTCGTTCACGCGCGCGGCCGCGATCGAGCACGGCATCGGCTGGGACCGCATCGAGAAGGCGCTCGAGGGGGCGCGCGGGCGCGTGCTCATGATGCTCGACGCTTGCCACGCGGGGCACGTGACGACGGAGGTGATCGCGCCGAACGAGGCGCTCGCGCGGGAGCTCGCGGCGGGGGAACGCGCCGGCGTGCTGGTGTTCTCGGCGGCGCGGGGCTCGCAGTTCAGCTTCGAGGTGCCGCCCGCCGGCGCGAGCGGCGGGTCGAGCCGCGGGCTCGAGCTCGCCTGGGATGGGAAGCCCCCACCGAAGCAGGAGGATCTGAAGGGCGGCCACGGGCTCTTCACGGCCGCCCTGCTCGAAGCGCTCGATGGTGAGGCGCCCGATCGGGACCGCAGCGGCGCCATCGAGATGAACGAGCTCGTCGACTACGTGACGGAGCGGGTGCGCGCGGCCTCGAACGGCATGCAGACGCCGTGGGTCGCGCGGCGCGAGATGTTCGGCGACTTCATGATCGCGCCGGCGGCTCGTTAG